One part of the Streptomyces lydicus genome encodes these proteins:
- a CDS encoding TOBE domain-containing protein, translating into MPTYSIGQAAGLLGVSSETVRRWADSGQLRMDRDGAGNRVLDGVSLAAFAKERAAGLHPVPGEVQTSVRNSFAGIVTRVLLDDVIAQVEIQSGPHRLVSVVSREAVEELGLAVGVTATARVKSTNVHIDRADGRS; encoded by the coding sequence GTGCCGACGTACAGCATTGGTCAGGCAGCTGGGCTGCTGGGAGTGAGTTCGGAGACCGTTCGCCGGTGGGCCGACAGCGGGCAGCTGCGGATGGACCGGGACGGTGCGGGCAACCGCGTGCTCGACGGGGTGAGCCTGGCGGCGTTCGCCAAGGAGCGCGCCGCCGGACTGCATCCGGTGCCCGGCGAGGTGCAGACGTCCGTACGGAACTCGTTCGCGGGGATCGTCACCAGGGTTCTGCTGGACGACGTGATCGCCCAGGTCGAGATCCAGTCCGGGCCGCACCGGCTGGTGTCGGTGGTCAGCCGGGAGGCGGTCGAGGAACTGGGCCTGGCGGTCGGGGTGACCGCGACCGCCCGGGTGAAGTCCACCAATGTGCACATCGACCGGGCGGACGGACGGAGCTGA
- a CDS encoding ABC transporter permease, which produces MRRPRIRATAPAGRPRTPGARTPAALAVPALLAVAFLLMPLLGILARTNWSQIGTHLTSPDVTQALSLSLLVSCWALGLSLLLGVPLAWLLARVRFPGKALVRSLVLLPMVLPPTVGGVALLLGFGRRGLLGPWLEDTFGIVLPFHTSGAVVAATFVAMPFLVISLEGTLAGLRPRYEETAASLGASPLRVFCTVTLPMVAPGLAAGAALTWARALGEFGATITFAGNLPGTTQTLPLQVYLLLQESPEAATSVSLLLLGIAMTVLICLRGRWTGTAAGRTGRTAPAAEYTGPAAPPAPFTEDRTEPAPATRQPAGQPAAVLPHQERWPLRAEVTGFNQLTLDAEAGTTLAVVGPNGAGKTTLLRALLGLTPRSRAVLRLGDTDVTALPPHRRGVAWVPQDGALFPHLSALSNTAYGLRAHGTSRAEARRTAREWLDRLGVGHLAHRRPAQLSGGQAQRVALARALAARPRLLLLDEPLAALDQTTRAHVRHTLRGHLADFGGVCLIVTHDPVEAVSLADRVLVLDGGQLLQDAPPAEVTRHPRSPWVARMLGRNAWPGTATDDGLALDGGGRLVVADRLPDGARALAVIAPEAVSVHLDKPAGSPRNVWPGTVREITSAGSRLRVLVTSPGAPDLVAEITPSAALELGLADGVPVWTSVKATEVSLVTL; this is translated from the coding sequence ATGAGACGCCCCCGCATTCGCGCCACGGCCCCGGCAGGCAGGCCCCGTACGCCCGGAGCCCGCACCCCCGCCGCGCTCGCCGTCCCCGCGCTGCTCGCCGTCGCGTTCCTGCTGATGCCGCTCCTCGGCATCCTCGCCCGGACCAACTGGAGCCAGATCGGCACCCATCTGACCAGCCCGGACGTCACCCAGGCACTCAGCCTCTCGCTGCTGGTGTCCTGCTGGGCGCTGGGCCTGTCGCTGCTGCTCGGCGTACCGCTCGCCTGGCTGCTGGCCCGGGTCAGGTTCCCCGGCAAGGCGCTGGTCCGCTCGCTGGTGCTGCTGCCGATGGTGCTGCCGCCGACCGTCGGCGGTGTCGCGCTGCTGCTCGGATTCGGCCGCCGGGGGCTGCTCGGCCCCTGGCTGGAGGACACCTTCGGCATCGTGCTGCCGTTCCACACCTCGGGCGCGGTGGTCGCCGCCACCTTCGTCGCCATGCCGTTCCTGGTCATCAGCCTGGAAGGCACCCTCGCCGGCCTGCGTCCCCGTTACGAGGAGACCGCGGCCTCCCTCGGTGCCTCACCCCTACGGGTCTTCTGCACCGTCACCCTCCCCATGGTCGCCCCTGGCCTCGCCGCCGGCGCCGCCCTGACCTGGGCCCGCGCGCTCGGGGAGTTCGGCGCCACGATCACCTTCGCCGGCAATCTGCCCGGCACCACCCAGACCCTGCCGCTCCAGGTCTACCTGCTGCTCCAGGAATCCCCGGAGGCGGCCACCTCGGTCTCCCTGCTGCTGCTCGGCATCGCGATGACCGTGCTGATCTGCCTGCGCGGACGCTGGACCGGCACCGCGGCCGGCCGGACGGGACGCACCGCACCGGCCGCGGAATACACCGGCCCGGCGGCCCCGCCCGCCCCGTTCACCGAGGACCGCACCGAGCCCGCCCCGGCCACCCGCCAGCCCGCCGGACAGCCCGCCGCGGTCCTCCCGCACCAGGAACGCTGGCCGCTGCGCGCCGAGGTCACCGGCTTCAACCAGCTGACCCTGGACGCCGAAGCGGGCACCACCCTCGCCGTCGTCGGCCCCAACGGCGCCGGCAAGACCACCCTGCTGCGCGCCCTGCTGGGACTGACCCCGCGCTCCCGCGCCGTGCTGCGGCTCGGCGACACCGACGTCACCGCGCTGCCCCCGCACCGCCGCGGCGTCGCCTGGGTCCCGCAGGACGGCGCGCTCTTCCCGCACCTGTCCGCCCTGTCCAACACCGCCTACGGGCTGCGCGCCCACGGCACGTCGCGGGCCGAGGCCCGCCGCACCGCCCGGGAGTGGCTCGACCGCCTCGGCGTCGGCCACCTCGCCCACCGCAGGCCCGCCCAGCTCTCCGGCGGACAGGCCCAACGCGTCGCGCTGGCCAGGGCGCTGGCCGCCCGCCCCCGGCTGCTGCTGCTCGACGAGCCGCTCGCCGCCCTCGACCAGACCACCCGCGCCCACGTCCGCCACACCCTGCGCGGGCACCTCGCGGACTTCGGCGGCGTCTGCCTGATCGTCACCCACGACCCGGTCGAGGCGGTCTCGCTCGCCGACCGGGTCCTGGTCCTCGACGGCGGACAGCTCCTGCAGGACGCCCCGCCCGCCGAGGTCACCCGCCACCCGCGCTCCCCGTGGGTCGCCCGGATGCTGGGCCGCAACGCCTGGCCGGGCACCGCCACCGACGACGGCCTCGCGCTGGACGGCGGGGGCCGGCTGGTCGTCGCCGACCGGCTTCCCGACGGCGCCCGGGCGCTGGCGGTCATCGCGCCCGAAGCGGTCTCCGTCCACCTCGACAAGCCGGCGGGCAGCCCGCGCAACGTCTGGCCGGGGACCGTACGGGAGATCACGTCGGCCGGCAGCCGGCTGCGGGTCCTGGTCACCTCGCCGGGGGCGCCGGACCTGGTGGCCGAAATCACCCCCTCGGCGGCCCTGGAACTCGGGCTCGCCGACGGGGTGCCGGTGTGGACCAGCGTCAAGGCCACCGAGGTGTCACTCGTGACGCTGTGA
- a CDS encoding MFS transporter encodes MGRTTADSGGPAASGPRPARGSDAPAPGTPGPRYKWVALSNTTLGVLIASINMSIMLIALPDIFRGIGVDPLQPGNTGLLLWLIMSYLVVTAVLVVSFGRLGDMYGRTRMYNLGFAVFTLFSVLLSVTWQHGTAGALWLIAMRILQGVGGAMLMANSSAILTDAFPAGQRGLALGLNQVAGITGSFVGLVLGGLLGPVDWRLVFLVSVPFGVFGTVWAYLKLRDTGVRTPARPDWWGNLTFAAGLIAVLTGITYGIQPYGGHTMGWGNPAVLAALAAGVALLTVFCVVETRVPEPMFRLGLFRIRAFTAGNLASLLASLGRGGLMFLLIIWLQGIWLPRHGYGFTETPLWAGIYMLPLTLGFLVAGPVSGWASDRFGARAFATGGMLLAGGTFVALQALPVDFSYPSFAMILLLNGIGMGLFAAPNRAAVMNSLPPDQRGVGAGISTTFQNSAMVLSIGIFFSLMIAGLAGALPHALTSGLTSRGVPAADAARVAALPPVSVLFASLLGYNPVQTLLGPHVLGQLPPGRAAYLTGREFFPQLISQPFADGLAVAFDFALAACLIAAVASLLRGGRYVHDDRPRTAVSRGTAPVAAAVERTAGTAGPPPDAAGHPGPPPPAPPPPPARNPRSP; translated from the coding sequence GTGGGAAGAACCACTGCTGATTCCGGCGGCCCGGCCGCGAGCGGCCCGCGCCCGGCGCGGGGGAGCGACGCGCCGGCGCCCGGCACCCCCGGCCCCCGCTACAAATGGGTCGCCCTGTCGAACACCACCCTCGGCGTGCTGATCGCCTCCATCAACATGTCGATCATGCTGATCGCGCTGCCGGACATCTTCCGGGGCATCGGCGTGGACCCCCTGCAACCGGGGAACACCGGCCTGCTGCTGTGGCTGATCATGAGCTACCTGGTCGTCACCGCCGTGCTGGTGGTCAGCTTCGGCCGGCTCGGCGACATGTACGGCCGGACCCGGATGTACAACCTGGGCTTCGCGGTCTTCACCCTCTTCTCCGTGCTGCTCTCGGTGACCTGGCAGCACGGCACGGCCGGCGCACTCTGGCTGATCGCCATGCGCATCCTGCAGGGCGTCGGCGGCGCGATGCTGATGGCCAACTCCAGCGCGATCCTCACCGACGCCTTCCCCGCCGGGCAGCGGGGCCTGGCGCTCGGCCTGAACCAGGTCGCGGGCATCACCGGATCCTTCGTCGGGCTGGTGCTGGGCGGCCTGCTCGGGCCGGTCGACTGGCGGCTGGTGTTCCTGGTGTCGGTGCCGTTCGGCGTGTTCGGCACGGTCTGGGCCTACCTGAAGCTGCGGGACACCGGCGTCCGCACGCCGGCCCGTCCCGACTGGTGGGGCAACCTCACCTTCGCGGCCGGCCTGATCGCCGTGCTGACCGGGATCACGTACGGGATCCAGCCCTACGGCGGGCACACCATGGGCTGGGGCAACCCCGCGGTGCTCGCCGCCCTGGCGGCCGGGGTGGCGCTGCTGACCGTCTTCTGCGTGGTCGAGACCAGGGTGCCGGAGCCGATGTTCCGGCTCGGGCTCTTCCGGATCCGCGCCTTCACCGCCGGAAACCTGGCGAGTCTGCTCGCCTCGCTCGGCCGCGGCGGCCTGATGTTCCTGCTCATCATCTGGCTCCAGGGCATCTGGCTGCCCCGTCACGGCTACGGCTTCACCGAGACCCCGCTGTGGGCCGGCATCTACATGCTGCCGCTGACGCTGGGATTCCTGGTGGCCGGACCGGTGTCCGGATGGGCGTCCGACCGGTTCGGGGCGCGGGCCTTCGCCACCGGCGGGATGCTGCTCGCGGGCGGCACCTTCGTGGCGCTGCAGGCCCTCCCGGTCGACTTCTCCTATCCGTCCTTCGCGATGATCCTGCTGCTCAACGGCATCGGCATGGGCCTGTTCGCGGCACCCAACCGTGCCGCCGTCATGAACAGCCTGCCGCCCGACCAGCGCGGGGTGGGCGCCGGCATCAGCACCACCTTCCAGAACTCGGCGATGGTGCTCTCCATCGGCATCTTCTTCTCCCTGATGATCGCGGGGCTCGCCGGGGCCCTCCCGCACGCCCTCACCAGCGGGCTGACCTCCCGGGGCGTCCCGGCCGCGGACGCCGCCCGGGTCGCGGCGCTGCCCCCGGTGAGCGTGCTCTTCGCGTCCCTGCTCGGCTACAACCCCGTACAGACCCTCCTCGGCCCGCACGTCCTCGGTCAGCTCCCGCCCGGCCGTGCCGCGTACCTCACCGGCCGGGAGTTCTTCCCCCAGCTGATCTCCCAGCCGTTCGCCGACGGGCTGGCCGTCGCCTTCGACTTCGCCCTCGCCGCCTGCCTGATCGCCGCCGTCGCCTCGCTGCTGCGCGGCGGACGGTACGTCCACGACGACCGGCCCCGTACGGCGGTGTCCCGCGGCACGGCACCGGTCGCCGCGGCCGTCGAGCGGACGGCCGGGACCGCCGGCCCGCCGCCCGACGCGGCCGGACACCCCGGCCCGCCCCCGCCCGCACCCCCGCCACCGCCCGCGCGGAACCCGAGGAGCCCCTGA
- a CDS encoding MarR family winged helix-turn-helix transcriptional regulator, translated as MAPSDTTTGHPPEPAPERRVPGGSAAGDPAELAGRLRAVIQHLLPLLRGHSPYRDLTPSRTAALATLDAHGPLRVSELATRMNIALSTTSRMVDLLDDRGWIARRTDPLDQRASLISLNDAGRALLRAVRRETTGLLAERIGRLSPDRRQLLHAALPALEELVDDAG; from the coding sequence ATGGCACCGTCCGACACCACGACCGGGCACCCGCCGGAACCGGCACCCGAACGGCGGGTACCCGGCGGGTCCGCGGCCGGCGACCCCGCCGAGCTGGCCGGGCGGCTGCGCGCGGTGATCCAGCACCTGCTGCCGCTGCTCCGCGGCCACAGCCCGTACCGCGATCTGACCCCCAGCCGCACGGCCGCCCTCGCGACGCTGGACGCCCACGGCCCGCTGCGGGTCAGCGAACTCGCCACCCGGATGAACATCGCGCTGTCCACCACCTCCCGCATGGTGGACCTGCTCGACGACCGCGGCTGGATCGCCCGCCGCACCGATCCCCTGGACCAGCGCGCCAGCCTGATCAGCCTCAACGACGCCGGCCGCGCGCTGCTGCGCGCCGTACGCCGGGAGACCACCGGCCTGCTCGCCGAACGCATCGGCCGGCTTTCCCCCGACCGCCGGCAGCTGCTGCACGCGGCGCTCCCCGCGCTGGAGGAGCTCGTCGACGACGCCGGCTGA
- a CDS encoding TOBE domain-containing protein, which translates to MQSYTIGQAARLLGVSPDTARRWADAGKVATHRDDSGRRLIDGRDLAAFSIEVAQHGTGEDDASYTSARNAFPGIVTAVTLGDVAAQVEIQAGPHRLVSLLTREAVEELGLEVGMQATARVKSTSVHIDRT; encoded by the coding sequence ATGCAGTCCTATACGATCGGTCAGGCGGCGCGGCTGCTGGGCGTCAGCCCGGACACCGCTCGCCGCTGGGCGGACGCCGGCAAGGTCGCGACCCACCGCGACGACAGCGGCCGCCGCCTCATCGACGGCCGTGATCTCGCCGCCTTCTCCATCGAGGTGGCGCAGCACGGCACCGGTGAGGACGACGCCTCGTACACCTCCGCACGCAACGCCTTCCCGGGCATCGTCACCGCCGTCACCCTCGGCGACGTCGCCGCCCAGGTCGAGATCCAGGCCGGACCGCACCGCCTGGTGTCCCTGCTGACCAGGGAAGCGGTGGAGGAACTGGGGCTGGAGGTCGGCATGCAGGCCACCGCCCGCGTGAAGTCCACCAGCGTGCACATCGACCGCACCTGA
- a CDS encoding molybdopterin-dependent oxidoreductase, which yields MSRLSPTSRTTAVRPAPDGAERAGPGHLMIRGQVRRPLTLTVAELRQRWAQRRAAVVFDCAKNGPQHHTFEGPLLREVLDAAEPAFDARRRKDRSRYVLTVNGGDGHHTVLSWAEIDADFGDAPILLATAMDGRGLDAAGSQLVVPSDRCGARYISAVTGIWLGTCTPPGPA from the coding sequence ATGAGCCGTCTCAGCCCGACGTCCCGCACCACCGCCGTACGCCCGGCACCGGACGGCGCCGAACGGGCCGGGCCCGGACACCTGATGATCCGCGGTCAGGTCCGCCGCCCGCTCACGCTGACCGTCGCGGAGCTGCGGCAGCGGTGGGCGCAGCGGCGCGCCGCGGTGGTCTTCGACTGCGCGAAGAACGGTCCGCAGCACCACACCTTCGAGGGCCCGCTGCTGCGGGAGGTGCTCGACGCGGCCGAACCGGCCTTCGACGCCCGGCGGCGCAAGGACCGCTCCCGCTACGTACTGACCGTCAACGGCGGGGACGGGCACCACACGGTGCTGTCCTGGGCGGAGATCGACGCCGACTTCGGCGACGCGCCGATCCTGCTGGCCACGGCCATGGACGGGCGCGGCCTCGATGCGGCGGGCAGTCAGCTGGTGGTGCCCTCCGACCGCTGCGGGGCGCGCTACATCAGCGCGGTCACCGGCATCTGGCTCGGCACCTGCACGCCGCCCGGCCCCGCATAG
- a CDS encoding nitroreductase family deazaflavin-dependent oxidoreductase: MPLEGEYEPSPTPWVREQVERYESSGGTEGTTMRGLPVIVLTTRGAKSGKLRKSPLMRVEHEGKYAAVASLGGAPQHPVWYHNVVADPRVELQDGPVRQDMTAREVTGEEKARWWARAVEAFPDYADYQEKTERVIPVFVLEPAATAHG, encoded by the coding sequence ATGCCTCTTGAGGGTGAGTACGAGCCGAGCCCGACCCCGTGGGTGCGCGAGCAGGTCGAACGGTACGAGAGCTCCGGCGGCACGGAGGGGACGACGATGCGCGGGCTGCCGGTCATCGTCCTCACCACGCGCGGCGCGAAGAGCGGCAAGCTCCGCAAGAGCCCGCTGATGCGGGTGGAGCACGAGGGGAAGTACGCCGCGGTGGCTTCCCTGGGCGGGGCGCCGCAGCACCCGGTCTGGTACCACAACGTCGTCGCCGATCCCCGGGTGGAGCTGCAGGACGGCCCGGTGCGCCAGGACATGACGGCCCGTGAGGTGACCGGCGAGGAGAAGGCCCGGTGGTGGGCGCGGGCGGTCGAGGCGTTCCCCGACTACGCCGACTACCAGGAGAAGACCGAGCGGGTGATCCCGGTGTTCGTCCTGGAACCGGCGGCCACCGCGCACGGCTGA
- the modA gene encoding molybdate ABC transporter substrate-binding protein translates to MSQLVAPRRAAAALVTAALLVPLAACGNGDSKKSEGAGKTAGSAKTELTVLAASSLTDVFKKAGAVYEKEHQGTKVNFSFAGSQELAAQVKQGAPADALVTADTKTMDGLKADAGTPTVIAKNRLVIATGEGNPKKINGLKDLADSKLKVVLAASEVPVGRYGKQVLDAQKIKVKPVSQEPNVRAVLSKVELGEADAGLVYRTDAATATKKVDAVEIPDAQNAVASYPAATLKTSKNAAAAAAFVKWLSTPEAQKILQGAGFQKP, encoded by the coding sequence ATGTCCCAGCTCGTCGCCCCGCGCCGTGCCGCCGCCGCGCTCGTCACCGCCGCCCTGCTCGTCCCGCTCGCCGCCTGCGGCAACGGCGACAGCAAGAAGAGCGAGGGCGCCGGCAAGACCGCCGGCAGCGCCAAGACGGAACTGACCGTGCTGGCCGCGTCCTCGCTCACCGACGTCTTCAAGAAGGCCGGCGCGGTCTACGAGAAGGAACACCAGGGCACCAAGGTGAACTTCTCCTTCGCCGGGTCGCAGGAGCTGGCCGCCCAGGTCAAGCAGGGCGCCCCCGCCGACGCCCTGGTCACCGCCGACACCAAGACCATGGACGGGCTGAAGGCCGACGCCGGCACCCCGACCGTCATCGCCAAGAACCGCCTGGTCATCGCGACCGGCGAGGGCAACCCCAAGAAGATCAACGGCCTGAAGGACCTCGCCGACAGCAAGCTCAAGGTCGTCCTCGCCGCCTCCGAGGTGCCCGTGGGCCGCTACGGCAAGCAGGTGCTGGACGCCCAGAAGATCAAGGTCAAGCCGGTCTCCCAGGAGCCCAACGTCCGCGCGGTGCTCAGCAAGGTCGAACTCGGCGAGGCCGACGCCGGACTCGTCTACCGGACCGACGCCGCCACCGCGACCAAGAAGGTCGACGCCGTCGAGATCCCCGACGCCCAGAACGCCGTCGCGTCGTACCCGGCCGCCACCCTGAAGACGTCCAAGAACGCCGCGGCCGCGGCCGCGTTCGTGAAGTGGCTGAGCACGCCCGAGGCGCAGAAGATCCTCCAGGGCGCGGGCTTCCAGAAGCCGTAG
- a CDS encoding TOBE domain-containing protein translates to MSLSMRNQMSGTVLAVTTGEVMATVKVRLEGGQEVTAAVTREAVGELGIEQGSAVRALIKSTEVALATGAVAGLSIRNQLPGTVSAVTTGGAMAGVKVAVAGGELTAAITKDAVEDLGLAPGSEVTALIKSTEIALAAG, encoded by the coding sequence ATGAGCCTGAGCATGCGCAATCAGATGTCCGGCACCGTGCTGGCGGTCACGACCGGCGAGGTCATGGCGACCGTCAAGGTCCGTCTGGAGGGTGGCCAGGAGGTCACCGCGGCGGTCACCCGGGAAGCCGTCGGTGAGCTGGGTATCGAGCAGGGCTCCGCGGTGCGCGCGCTCATCAAGTCCACCGAGGTCGCCCTCGCCACCGGCGCGGTGGCGGGACTCAGCATCCGCAACCAGCTCCCCGGCACCGTCAGCGCCGTGACCACGGGCGGGGCGATGGCGGGCGTCAAGGTCGCGGTGGCGGGCGGCGAACTGACCGCCGCGATCACCAAGGACGCGGTCGAGGACCTGGGCCTGGCGCCCGGTTCCGAGGTCACCGCGCTGATCAAGTCGACCGAGATCGCGCTCGCGGCCGGCTGA